The Symphalangus syndactylus isolate Jambi chromosome 1, NHGRI_mSymSyn1-v2.1_pri, whole genome shotgun sequence DNA segment tattgaaaattatttcaCAGTAAAACCAAATCAACCAAGGCAAGCAAACAATAACATCATAACATACATATGGTATTTTACAGACGCATTCATTCATTCCAGGACACATCCCCCAGCTTCTACTTACATTTGCTAAACAGTTTGACGCAGAAATTCTTCAGTTCTAGTTCTCTTCAATTGATATTTAAAAGTGCTCTTTAAGAATCCAAATacattgggccaggcgtggtggctcgcacctataatcccagcactttgggaggccgaggcgggtggatcatctgaggtcaggagttcgagaccagcctggccaacatggtgaaaccccgtctctactaaaaatacaaaaaattagccaggtgtggtggaacagcctgtaatcccagctacttgggaggctgaggcaggagaattgcttgaaccagggaaatggaggttgcagtgagccgagattgcgccaatgcactccagtctgggcaacagagcaacacaccatcttaaaaaaaaaaaaaaaaaaaaaaaaaaaaaaaaaaaatttaaatacatcaGTTCTCTGATCTAAGCCAGGTTCTTTCCTCATCTTTGTTTGCATTATATAAACAAATGATCTCTCACAGTAGTTTCTGCTATTTTCCACTCTAGCCAATGAGAAAACACTGAGATGGCAGTGGTAGGTGGGAATCCCAGCTTTTCTCCGCCTTCTTCTCTGCAATAAACTGAAAGACCTTATAAAAGATGGGTGCAGTTGAGGAAGAAGAATAAAGGTGGTCATGCACAAATGAAAACTGGTTACTTGTCCGAAAATTATCAAGAACTGACCTGTGACCCAGACAGAAATGCATGTCTTAACACAATATACATGAACTTGAATAACCAGAAAGATGTTTAGTAACAAACACTCCTTACAATCATGTGTTGAGTCCCAAAGCACAGAAAATAATAGACAATTACTTATTCACACATTTTAGACAGCAAATAAAACTGAAATGGTTTAGGAAGAATAATAATCTCTCACATTGGTATTGAAATTATgtatgaatgtatttttaaacctAGAATCTCAAACTAGTGAGTCATTTCCCTGAACTCTATGAAGTAAATACATATTCTCCCCTCTTTACAAGTAAGGGAAAGCTcaaacaggaatttttttttttttttttttttttttttttttttttatacagagccttgcttttgtcgcccaggctggagtgcaatgacaccatcttggctcactgcaacttccgcctccaggattccagtgattctcctgacccagcctcccaagtagctgggattacaggtgcccgccaccacgcctggttaatttttgtatttttattagagacggggtttcaccatgttggccaggatgatctcaaactcctgacctcaagggatccccttgcctcggcctcccaaactgctgggattacaggcatgagccaccgcgcccggcaggaaaTTTATTTAAAGTTACGCATGTAGTGACACAGCACCAACTCTTTTAGAGTATGGGATTTACCTTGATAAGGTATCTGTTGGTACAAACTATCCAAAACCTCGCAGTATGGCTGCAGATGCATTACTTTAGTGGTCAAGCTACGCTGTGGCATGGGGTTTGTGATGACAGTGAGATGAGATGATGTCCGCGAGAGGCTTAGGGCACTGCTTGTCTAGTATCACAACAAAGTGAACCTTTAAGATATTACGCAGTATTGAATAGCCGTATTTGgcaatacaatatatatatacaacatgtAAACTTTATCACATATATACgaaataatattttatcaccAATTTTTAAGAtccatattttcctttattgctGAATTAATGAGGCACCAATAATCCCAAAAACACAAGTCAGAATTTATTCTGAAAATACCATAAAGAGACGAAAAGAGTCAAGTATTCTTGCCTGCTGGAGACACAGAATGTCAAtagcacctttttaaaaaaaagacatgaacacTTATAAAATTGCAGAACATAtcttatatattcatacataaaatCATGAACCAATAATAATCCGGATGGAAACACTGATCTGTTTCATCAacatcaataaacattttcttgagGGTTTGTTCCACATATTCTATTTCCCTCAGTATATTAGAAGTACTTCAGCTATTTGAAGTGGTTTTCCtaaaaataacctttttttcttctcaggatAACCAGGTATTATTATAGTATTCATATTATAATAACAAGGTGTATGTCTTTGAGCTCATGTATGACTCCCCAGATGCTACAGGAATAGATTTACTTTTCATACACAAATTGGGAAAGATGTCAAATATTGATGATGGCATCAGAGTTGTGGCTACTCTGAGTAAATTAGTGATTGTACAGACAAGCACTTCATAACAGTTGAATTAAAGGTTTTAAATTCAGTTAATTACATGAATATTGGACAAATATGTGAATGTTCTAAATATTAGTTTGACCAAAGTACTAATTTTCATTCTAATGATTGGATGTTACATAGTCTCTATATAATGTCAATTATACTAAGTGATAACGTAATTTCAAGTTCTTTAATCAGAAAGTATGAGTTACTCATAATGAAAACTGGCCcaaaaggaggggaaaaaaattttgtttataaaacaaGCTATGCAAAACTACAAGGACGTTGCATTGTAGCTTTCCACCAGATACGGAATATCTGCCAAGAAAATATTTCACTCAATCTTCAATCTAAACCCTACTAAAAACAAATTaaggttaaaattattttacgATGCGCTGGCAATTATACACACAAAATACTGCTTTGGTagacatttctctctcttttcacattttttgtggTACGTATCTAGGAGTTACTGTGTCtataataaacaaattttatatttctatatttccttttcattttctaagagatggggtctcgtgctgttacccaggctgtagtgcagtggtatgtCCATGTCTCACTGCAATctgaacctcctgggctgaagcgatcctcccaactcaccctcccaagtagctgggacaactacttggtgcatgccaccatgcctggctaatttttttttatttttttgttgacaggttctgactatgttgcccaggctggtcttgaacttggcCTTATTTCCTTCTATCTATGATCAGTGTAGTTAGATCACTTGATTGACACAGACCTATTCAAAGAATATAATtaggaacaaaggaaaaaataaagcttatGTAAGCCATAATTGTTGCcactctaaattttaaaaatcacatggaaATGAAACATACGAAAAACTATCAGTATGTATGGTGTAAGACTTAGCCACAACGGCAGTTTTATTCACCAACTTAGTTAATTTCAGGCATTTGACATGTTTCACTGAGATCACTTAATGATTACAGAATTGCCAAGCAAATTAACATTGGCCATGCATCTTATAAATTACAGATGAATTTATATAAGCAAACTAATATACTGCTTAAcagttttgattattttagtgtattttttaaaactttactcAAAGCTTAGGGAAAAATATTGTGAAGAATGCAGGGCCAGTCATTAAGCGTATTTTATGTACTGGGAAACTGTTGGTGAATTTAGGGTCAAAAAATGTTAAACAGCACAGCCATTACAGACagtgaaagattttatttttttttactttcatccAAACACACCCCTTTCTGAAAAACATAAAAGCATGCACATCGATGGCAttcttataaagaaaaattaataactaAGCTGTAAATCaataataatacaaacaaaagTTTAAATGATATGTGAAAAGATTTACAGGTAGGTATAAGGctgttaattttagaaaataatccaAGTCGGTATCAATACAGGTTAAGGAGAAGCTTctaattttccaaacattttgaTACACAATTTTTTTCAACTACTATATTTTATAGAACTTTTGTGAGAAGATTAGTATAGTTCTATGAAACCTAACATTCAAGTGATCTGATGCAGGTCAGGCTGCCTTGTTAAAATGAGTTAGAATCCACATAATTCCAACAGTATTGCCTCTCTATCCATTATATTCAAAATGTGTTAAATCCCTGTActtaacaaagacatggaattgatCTAAATTTTACTTTACAGGTAAGAGAAAGTTACAATTCAGCATGAGGAAACTTTTCATAAGTTTTACCCATGCCCCCATTGATGATTAGGCCAACTGTATCCTGAGTGTGCATGGATGTGTGCATACATTCTAATGTATACAAACCAATTCATACCACACAACTCTTCAAAGATGATGCTTGAAACAGTTTATTCTCTGGCTTGGGAGAAGCAGTGTAACAGTCACTTAATTTTCCCTTaatcattatttctttcattttgcttatCATGATCCAATTGGTATGTTTAATGTGGGCCATTGATGTATTTTTGCAACAAAAATCCAGTAGCAGTAAGCGGAAATGTCAACTTAAAGGACTATAAGGAAATCAAAGTTTAAATTATAACACAAAAATAGAACATTCGCACTGAAAGGTCTTCTCTCCCATGGGATATATTGTTCCATGGCTGAAAATCGTGATCTGGTTCCTGGAACACAGCTCTTGCTCTAAGGTGATACAGATTAATGTGTAGCTCCACTAAACCTAATGGGAAGTAAACAAATTTGTTCAGTCCTGATGAATTAAGTTTGTATTTCACTGGCTTGAGAAGGTGAATTTCTTGACATAGACAAAGGCAAAATGCCTTTGCAGTAgctggtgaagcccactcacaagGGCTTAAAGAGTTCAACTCTGAAAGCGGGCAGCACAGGCTGGCTCTGCATTTCTTCCTAGCAAGTCTACGTGCAAGCCGCTGAGCAGCACCACTGACGGGATCCAAGGGAAGGATCAGAGCCCAGTGGGAATCCACCACACTACAGAAACGTGACTTCTGAATTAATATTCTGTTAAATCAAAGAGAAGTAGGCAAAAGGCACATGCTAGTAAATATAGGCAGAATGACTGCAGGCTCTCATCACCTTAAAAATCTTGTGAACTTGGGGTCCAACCAAGGTTCAAACTGACTCTtttgatattaaaaacaaaacaaaacagaaaaccttaATGTTTTCAAGCACTTATGACACAGACATAGGGAAGTACTAATAGCATAGCTTAAATCTTCAAAAAGCTGGGAAATTTAAAGTTCTGCTATAATGAATCAGAGTCACAATTTTAAACTTGGTTCTCATATTTTATACCATTTTCTGTGTGTACAGGGTGTGCAAATTAAGCAATtccaataaatattagaaatttattttgcaaatataaaatgAGTAAAATCAGCTAATAACGCAATACAATAAAATCACGTGCTAAAAAGAGCTTTTTCCCCATGAACACATTTTACCCTTTCCTTTGAACATCCTGACACTTCTTAaatacactttatttcactgACTTGTAGAAATAAGCAAAAGATGAAATATTAGCTAGCTGCAAGATACTAAACACTTTAGTAATAAGAGCTTCGAGCTGTCAAGTTGTAACAAATTGAAAATAACAGAGAAAGTGAAATATGCTGCAAATTAATGCTCAAAAATGCAGCCATCTGACTTACAAAATACACAATCCTCCCAGCCTTCTCAAGTTGTCATTAGTTCACGGGAAACGGACACAGCAGGAGAAACTCCATTTAGCTTTTACCCTTCCAGCAGCCCCAATTCTACAGTTGTATAACCAGGTATGTTTGTCCAAGATCATTGCATATCAGCTTTCGTCACAAATTCTATTTTATCCAATCTTCAATCAACAAGGCTTTATTTACACTCCTTATTAAATTCTGGAAACAATTTGATGTCATACGCAGCCGCCAAAAATAGACAATGTAGCACATCGCACTGTCTGGAGACAGCTACTTGTTTATGCTTTAATAGTAACCCACAAGCAGCCAAGCAGGGTTCCATATATCCATGTGTTCACATACAGCTTCCTTCCAGCATCGGTCATAAGCATGCCTGCAGTCAAACCACTTAAGATCAACATTGATGGTAAAGTCTTCTTGATACTTAATTTGGAATTAACACTTTTCCCAggaaatctttttcttctttctggatcTGGTGACTCATAAAATTCTATAAGCATCCTATGGCCAGAATGAAAAAAGTTTAGATTTTAGTCACATCAGTATTTCAATTCAAAAAATATCAATTAGGTAGCTATTACATGCTGGAAAAGTTATGCAGATCCtggaaaataaagatgaataaggAAAACATCCAGAAACTTGGTTTAATAGAAGTTtctagtcttttaaaatatttttaatatgctctGTGATTAGTATACATGAATTGTATATGTAATATTTCAACAGGTGGTTTTAAGCCATTTTATGAGgatgttttttgtcttttaaacttATGATAAAGTTTTACAGTGAACGGACTCACAAATGGCTAATAACCCGCTGCAGCTTCTCCTCCTTTCTACATGGAGCTCCTAGTCCGCCAGAAGTCACAGACAGGACCAGTGGTTCTTAGACAGCAGTCCCTCTGTATCCACAGGGGGCTGGTCCCAGGATACCCGGCAGAGACCAAGATCataggatgctcaagtccctgctATATGAATAAAATGGCATGTATTTGAATATAACATATGCACATCCtcccaaatccttttttttttttgagacagggcctcgctctgttgccaggctggagttggcgcaatgatagctcactgcagtctcaaccttccaggctcaggtgatcctcgcaccttggcctcctgagtagctgggactataggggcgtgcctggctaatttttgtattttctgtagagacagggttttgccatgttgcccaggctgtcttgaacttctggcctcaagcaatttgcccgccttagcctcccaaagtgctgggattccaggcgtgagccaccacagccggcctcTTTTATTCTGAGTATTTTTGATCTGTGCTTGGTGGAATCCGTGAATGTGGAATCCGTGGATATGGACTGCTCACTGCACCTGGGCTGTCTCAAAAACGCCTTTATTCCCAGGGAATTAGAAAGGCAggtaaaagaaggaaaacagcaTACTTAATTCATTTTCCCATCTTATATAAGATTTGTAAAGGTATAATAGCAGAACATACCCAACATAataatctaaaacaaaaaaaatacagaaaaggaaagcGCTTCTATTGCTTTATAAATCACACACCCTAGGAATaatcattgttttaaaatgtccaaACTCATTCTAAATACTTATAAAGACTTATAAAATAAGTAGGACATTAAATACTTCAGTCTTTTTTCTGAGAACACATTTTCAGGTCAATACATGTAGAccttacttttaaatttcttccatGGCCAAACTGGTCCTGAATGGCTCGCTTAATAAATTACATCATGTACAGTTGAGAGTCAATGAAAAATAGAAGCTTAAAGTTTCACTGTTAACTTATTAtacttttcatcattttcacCTGATAAAGTTAACCCAGGAGGGTTAACTAAAAACACTGTACTGTACAacaaggaaaagaagaacaaTGATAGTTTcttgagaagaaaatatatattaagagaataaaacaatTGGCTAAAATTTCTGAATGTAATTAACTAAAGAAGACATTTTGGATATAACGCTGTCAACTGCCCCTTGTATTTCCAACATATATAACAGCATCATGTCCACCTGCATGTCCGCATAGCCCTCTACCCCTCCCTTGCTTTTCTGCGCACACTGGCCCAGCAGCTGGACCTCACACAGTAACACCACTTTATGTGACCTGAGAGGTAGGTCTGGGCATCTGACACtggaaagtttttttgtttgtttgttgttgtttttaatttaatttgctaTGTTATCACATAGTATTGTCCTAGAAATACTATCAATGAAAGTAGATGGGCCCACTATAACAGGTTCTTTTAGAGTGATTCGTACAAGTAAAGTTTAAAACACGATCAGACATGCATAAAATTTGATTTGAATTTATAAAATCTGTTCTTGAGACAATATAACCATTTACATTGGTTTCAAATTGTTGACTATACTGAAATCTAGTTGAACCAAAGTTCCGGAAGGGCTGGAACTGTTATTACTCACTTATCTTTAATTTCGAAACGTTCATGCAGCCATCTTCTCATATGTTCTTGTTCTTCTGGGACATCTTTTTTGTCGATACGATCAATGTGAATATGAATTTTTGGACATTCTTTGCAGAGAAATTCTAACAGAGAACAAAAATAGTTCACTTTTTTACTATTTTAGAACTCATGGTCATATAAAGTAACAATGAAAATAAGGCAATAGGACAGAAAAAGTTGTAAAATGATGAAAAAGTACAGATTccttaggaaaaataaaagttaaaaaaaaataaggattatAAACTGGTGGTTGGGGGTTTCAAGCTGAAGTAGAAGAGCATGTTATAATTTCTAAGTCGACTACAATTACATAACTCATTAAGTTAAATCAATAGTACCAATGTTATTTTTCATGTGACAACTTTTAGTGCTACAGGCAGCCCAGGAATAGGCAGCTGGAGCCTCCTCTAAGTCCACACTCACCTCTCTGAAGGGACCCCCAAATGCCTACCACCACCAGCCCCCATCCTAGTGTGTCACCTGTCACCATAGTGACTGCTGCCTCCCCACCAGACTGCGAGCTCCACAGGGGCCGAGAGGAAGCTGGTCTGGTTCACGATGGTACCTCTTGACCTGGCACACAGCTGGGCACTCACAGGCGCCTGATAATCCTCAACTTTGCTCGTCGCCTGACACACAGCTTCTCTTCACTGACTGCTACACAGCCACAACAAACTTGGGGGAGCAACTCCCCTCCTCTCCAACGTGGCCACTGGTTTCTAATCATTGCCACTCCTTGCTTTCCTGATACTTGCCGCATTTTAACATATTATAAAATTGGTAAAAGAACCAAAATTCTTACTGTGGAGTAGCCATGAGCCCTGTAAACAACTGTAGTTTTCAAGACTTGCTAAGTTGAAAAAAGGAGACAGTCTTTTTCAGCCTCGATTGCACAAGGGATGAGCCTATTATTTATTCCAAGAAAGAACTTTGAGCCTAGAAACTCCCTTCTTTGTAGGTGGCTCCCTGTGGAAAGGTAAGAATGTTAACATATTTAATTTCCTTGGAGAACAAAGAAATATTCCTAAGACTTAAGAGCTGACTAAGGTAGGGAGGTAAGCcgagtgggaggctgagaccttTTGCCTCAAATTGAAAATGCGTTCAAAGACGTGTTTTGAGAAATGATGAATCTACACTCTACCATCCGAGGAAGACTTGTCTTTGCTCTTTCAACCCCACACACTTCCCGTTTTTGCTAAGTACTCTCTGCAACTGCTCTTCTTGACTTCAGTGTCGTCCTCTTAGTAACATGCAGCATTTAGATGATCAAAAATATACTGTGTTCTTATACACTTCCAGGAGTAAACTGGCTCTAATAATACATGTGCAAAACACTAAAACAaagaagattttaatttttcaatatttttgtcttaattttcctACAGTACTATCATCTGAATAATCAAAGAACTgcttaaaaagtattttcagcAGCAGAACTGTGCCCTAGGGAAGAGCACACACAGCGGAGTCAGGTAGCCTGGGTCTCTACCTCTGGGGTAACCTTGGGCAACTCTGTCGGCCTCTCTGTGCCTAACTGTCCAAGTCTATAAAGAAGAGATAGTAATAATAGCACCACCTGAAAGGGTCATTCTAAGATTTCAAGCACCTACAGGAGCGCTTGGCACACAGTATGCACTATGTGTTAGCTATTATACTGTTTTAGCCACAAATTACTTCTCACCCtatcttatttctatttctgataCATAAAAAGACAGATTCCAACACCAATTTTCCTGCCTTCACTGAATTATCTAGATCTCCGCCTCTACATTTCCATAATTAAGTAATCATCTGGTCAACACTGCAGATACCCGTTATTTCAAGTGCTGGCATACAGAGTGTAAGGAAGATGGAACAGACTGCATTTCGAATGTCAGAAATAGAATGCTTCGTGGAGTACAGTGCTCAGGACATGGCAGGGCCTCTATTAAGACATCAGCTTTGGAAGAAGAGGCAGTGCTGCTGTGACAAAAGGACTCCAAAACGTGCATGGGTCCTTCTGTTTTTCCTAAAACGTACATGCACTCAGAATGCGTTTACAGCATGCTTTTGAGTACGTTAATTATTTCATTCGATCTCTGCAATTCTATGCAGGCAGGGGCTGTTATTGTCTCCTTGTAAGATGAAGAAACTAACTCTCAGAGAGGACCAAGACCCAGCGTAGCCATGGTGGGGCTGTAACAGCCAAGTCCCTAAGGTTCAGGACCCAGATAGGGACTATGAGAGGAGCATGCGACAAAGTGGAAAGCAGTTCAATGTCAAATGCCATTTAGGAGATTCTAACACTGAAGGCAGGAAATAAGTGGTATAAATACTTCCTATAGATTTAATGAAGTACTTATATATCCACATTTGCAAAAACTATCTTAGCTGAAGCATAGTTCATATTACATGAGTAAAAATTACCCTATAGCACCTTAGGGAATCTAGGAAAAAATACTCTAAGGTATTATTGTTTTTCTACCTATAAATTTCTAGTAGGCACTAAAGTATACTGATAGGCTTGGGTAACAGAGAAAGTCTTCCAACTATTCGTACCGGTCACAGGTCTACTTGCTGCAGAAACCAAGCCCCATTTGCTTTGAAGGCAACACACAGGACCCACATCCAACAAGATGAAGCTGGGTAGATAACTGCTGTTAAATCACATCAATGAACACTatatagcctttaaaaaaaagttatggaagtatatatacttacatgTACAGCTGTTTATAACACACAGGAAAATATGAAGAACAGgagatatagacacacacacaaatgtcatCTTTAAGAAATACATAAAGGTAAATACTCTCTCCAACATACAGACACTATAAAAAAGaggatttaaaggaaaatatccaaattaataaaggaaaatatccAAATTGGGGTTACCGCTGGACAGGTGAACTTGTGgagatttttccttcttctttgggTTATCTGTAATCCCCTCTTCCctgatccattttttttttaggcggattcttgctctgtcacccaggctagagtccagtggcacgatcttagctcactgcaacctctacctcccaggttcaagtgattctcttacctcagcctcctgagtagctgggattacaggtgcctaccactgtgaccagctaatttttgtatttttagtagacatgaggtttcaccgtgttggccacgctggtctagaactcctgaccttgtcatccacctgcctcagcatgccaaagtgctgggattacacaggcatgagccactgtgcccggcctccatattttttaatttaaaaatattaatagaaatggaAAGTATATATGTGGTAATATGAAAATACTGGTAGAAAAAACTTAACTAGGATCATACACAATACTTAAATAGAATATCAAAGGTTGTCCTTAAGCACACAATTTATTACATTACACCAGCCACTTCagaaatataattaagaaaaacaatagTAATCAAACTACACTGTTTCATCTCTGCCACAATGACATCTTCCATTATTATACGAAGCAGTGAACCACGAGAGAATGCCCAGGCGGGCTTTGATTTATACCTCCCTTAAAATGAAACTTACACCATAAAACGGAAAGGACAAGGGACACTACTGGCTGCCTCTCTCTTCAACATGAGACCTCATGACGGTGACCGCAAGAATTCCTGTGGCATTTCTTAGCACTGTAGCTTCTACAGCTTCCCAGCTCTCACCTGCAGAGGGCCCTGGTAGCAACGTGGAGCGGAGCAGAGGCCCTGCATGTTCAACAATCACTGCAGCTAATTCTGACAAACAGTGATCCCCCAGAatgctttgagaaacactgggccATGGCATATCAACAATCTAGCAACTTcagaaaaaagttatttcttaATTGCACCataaaatatgaacattaaaTAGCCTACTATATATAgagataatatttaatattaatgaaaTTTGGC contains these protein-coding regions:
- the AGPAT5 gene encoding 1-acyl-sn-glycerol-3-phosphate acyltransferase epsilon isoform X3, with amino-acid sequence MRNKLQSYVDAGTPMYLVIFPEGTRYNPEQTKVLSASQAFAAQRGLAVLKHVLTPRIKATHVAFDCMKNYLDAIYDVTVVYEGKDDGGQRRESPTMTEFLCKECPKIHIHIDRIDKKDVPEEQEHMRRWLHERFEIKDKMLIEFYESPDPERRKRFPGKSVNSKLSIKKTLPSMLILSGLTAGMLMTDAGRKLYVNTWIYGTLLGCLWVTIKA